One genomic window of Manihot esculenta cultivar AM560-2 chromosome 16, M.esculenta_v8, whole genome shotgun sequence includes the following:
- the LOC110604120 gene encoding adrenodoxin-like protein 2, mitochondrial isoform X2: MQVSRFSRIGIQTVKQLARGTCTSLCRTEFMRTPYSQCRQPWFELYPERKVFQGTLFQKHYLFSTTASGSDIGVGSEGKDTISVTFVDKDGEEKHIKVPVGMSMLEAAHENDIELEGACEGSLACSTCHVIVMDRSKFVEVGVGDIAQTV; encoded by the exons ATGCAAGTTTCTAGGTTTTCAAGAATTGGCATTCAGACTGTTAAACAGCTTGCAAGAG GCACGTGTACATCCTTGTGCAGAACAGAATTTATGAGAACACCTTATAGTCAATGTCGACAACCTTGG TTTGAATTATATCCAGAGCGGAAGGTGTTCCAAGGTACCTTATTTCAGAAGCATTATCTGTTTTCTAccacagcttctggtagtgatATTGGGGTTGGAAGCGAAGGGAAGGACAC GATATCTGTAACATTTGTGGATAAGGATGGAGAGGAAAAGCACATCAAAGTTCCAGTTGGAATGTCTATGTTGGAAGCTGCTCATGAAAATGATATAGAACTTGAAG GAGCATGTGAAGGCTCACTTGCTTGTTCAACATGTCATGTGATTGTCATG GATCGGTCGAAATTTGTTGAAGTCGGCGTGGGGGATATAGCTCAAACGGTATAG
- the LOC110604120 gene encoding adrenodoxin-like protein 2, mitochondrial isoform X1 has protein sequence MQVSRFSRIGIQTVKQLARGTCTSLCRTEFMRTPYSQCRQPWFELYPERKVFQGTLFQKHYLFSTTASGSDIGVGSEGKDTISVTFVDKDGEEKHIKVPVGMSMLEAAHENDIELEGSIDAVLILCFRLCVDYNVLSVIVSYLDLNPTKVQF, from the exons ATGCAAGTTTCTAGGTTTTCAAGAATTGGCATTCAGACTGTTAAACAGCTTGCAAGAG GCACGTGTACATCCTTGTGCAGAACAGAATTTATGAGAACACCTTATAGTCAATGTCGACAACCTTGG TTTGAATTATATCCAGAGCGGAAGGTGTTCCAAGGTACCTTATTTCAGAAGCATTATCTGTTTTCTAccacagcttctggtagtgatATTGGGGTTGGAAGCGAAGGGAAGGACAC GATATCTGTAACATTTGTGGATAAGGATGGAGAGGAAAAGCACATCAAAGTTCCAGTTGGAATGTCTATGTTGGAAGCTGCTCATGAAAATGATATAGAACTTGAAGGTAGTATTGATGCAGTTTTAATTTTGTGTTTTCGTCTCTGTGTCGATTACAATGTTTTATCTGTAATCGTGTCTTATTTGGATCTTAATCCTACTAAAGtccagttttaa
- the LOC110603539 gene encoding protein SMALL AUXIN UP-REGULATED RNA 10, which produces MDDNGGSKLTGLRQIVRLKEFIHKWQSVAIGSKVTSPQESNTPGGIPPVINRRLLSIKNCDSDDESCHSPGSPPDVPKGYLAVYVGPELRRFIIPTSYLSHSLFKVLLQKAEEEFGFDHSGGLTIPCEIETFKFLLKCMEHHPKDHQHDSTGEVINH; this is translated from the exons ATGGATGACAATGGTGGCAGCAAGTTGACGGGACTTCGGCAGATTGTTAGGCTAAAAGAATTTATCCACAAGTGGCAATCTGTTGCAATTGGCTCGAAGGTAACGAGTCCCCAGGAGAGCAATACACCTGGTGGCATTCCCCCTGTGATTAATAGAAGGCTACTGAGCATTAAGAATTGTGATTCAGACGACGAAAGCTGCCACAGCCCTGGATCGCCACCCGATGTTCCCAAAGGGTATCTGGCGGTTTATGTTGGGCCAGAGCTTCGGAGGTTTATTATCCCCACTAGCTACTTGAGCCATTCTCTGTTCAAGGTTTTGCTACAAAAGGCTGAAGAGGAGTTTGGGTTTGATCATAGTGGCGGGCTCACAATCCCATGCGAGATTGAGACTTTTAAGTTTCTCTTGAAATGCATGGAGCACCATCCTAAAGATCACCAACATGACAGCACTG GTGAAGTCATTAACCACTGA